Proteins encoded by one window of Chromobacterium violaceum ATCC 12472:
- a CDS encoding molybdopterin-dependent oxidoreductase, translating to MPALSRAIAILLFLAVSLCHAESPQLPRPAGKVVLTVSGQISNKNRDNDAVFDMDMLAKLPQHTIATRTPWLPGVSRFTGPYLQDVLNLVGAKGHMLRAVALNDYKTDIPLDDASRYQVVLARLLNGKPMPVRDKGPLFIVYPYDSQAVLRSEVYYNRSAWQLKSLQVE from the coding sequence ATGCCCGCCCTCAGCCGCGCCATTGCGATCTTGCTGTTCCTGGCCGTCTCCCTGTGCCACGCCGAAAGCCCCCAGCTGCCCAGGCCCGCCGGCAAGGTCGTCCTGACCGTCAGCGGCCAGATCAGCAACAAGAACCGCGACAACGACGCGGTGTTCGACATGGACATGCTCGCCAAGCTGCCGCAGCACACGATCGCCACGCGCACCCCCTGGCTGCCCGGCGTCAGCCGCTTCACCGGCCCCTACCTGCAGGACGTGCTCAACCTGGTGGGCGCGAAGGGGCACATGCTGCGGGCCGTCGCGCTGAACGATTACAAGACCGACATCCCGCTCGACGACGCCTCCCGCTACCAGGTGGTGCTGGCCCGCCTGCTCAACGGCAAGCCGATGCCGGTGCGCGACAAAGGGCCGCTGTTCATCGTCTACCCCTACGACAGCCAGGCCGTGCTGCGTTCGGAGGTCTATTACAACCGTTCCGCCTGGCAATTGAAGTCGCTGCAGGTCGAGTAA
- a CDS encoding EAL domain-containing response regulator, whose protein sequence is MHQILVVDDDAVSQQFLVMVLQRLGYANVVVASDGLDALIQLDAGDRRFDVIFCDLDMPRMDGIEFVRHLGERAFQGKLLISSGFDERVLESVAELARMYDLWLAGVLPKPINHQALQRLINQAPPASRHPTHAVAPPTEDELRAAIGKGEIRPFLQPQVLLADGRIRSAEVLARWQHPRLGLIGPQQFIQLAEHSSLITELTLQLLKQAAASMDRLPSETPMEMSLNLSVASLNEIALVSQFERILNDCGFPFSRLTVEVTETGLMANPTRALELLTRLRLKGARLAIDDFGTGFASMDRLSRIPFTELKIDKSFVIDAARNPTNLSIVRASAELGRQLGLVVVAEGVATESEWRLCQQLDVEIVQGSFISPPVDAESFRRWLLKHRGVFLRAAPDLSDTG, encoded by the coding sequence ATGCACCAGATACTGGTCGTAGACGACGATGCCGTATCGCAGCAATTCCTCGTGATGGTGTTGCAACGCCTCGGCTACGCAAACGTGGTCGTCGCCAGCGACGGCCTCGATGCGTTGATCCAGCTCGATGCCGGCGACCGCCGTTTCGACGTGATCTTCTGCGACCTGGACATGCCGCGCATGGACGGCATCGAATTCGTCCGCCACCTCGGCGAGCGCGCTTTTCAGGGCAAGCTGCTGATTTCCAGCGGATTCGACGAGCGCGTGCTGGAATCGGTGGCGGAACTCGCCCGCATGTACGATCTGTGGCTGGCCGGCGTGCTGCCCAAGCCCATCAACCACCAGGCGCTGCAACGCCTGATCAACCAGGCTCCGCCCGCCTCTCGCCATCCGACCCACGCCGTGGCGCCGCCCACCGAGGACGAATTGCGCGCCGCCATCGGCAAGGGCGAGATCCGTCCTTTTCTTCAACCCCAGGTCTTGCTGGCCGACGGACGAATCCGGTCGGCGGAAGTGCTTGCGCGCTGGCAGCATCCCCGCCTCGGGCTGATCGGCCCCCAGCAATTCATCCAGCTGGCGGAACACTCCAGCCTGATCACCGAGCTGACCCTGCAATTGCTGAAGCAGGCGGCCGCCTCGATGGACAGGCTGCCCAGCGAGACGCCGATGGAGATGTCGCTCAATCTGTCGGTGGCGTCGCTGAACGAGATCGCCCTGGTCTCCCAGTTCGAACGGATACTCAACGACTGCGGCTTTCCCTTCAGCCGCCTGACCGTCGAAGTGACCGAAACCGGCCTGATGGCCAACCCGACCCGCGCGCTGGAGCTGCTGACCCGCTTGCGGCTGAAAGGCGCGCGGCTGGCGATAGACGACTTCGGGACGGGCTTCGCCAGCATGGATAGGCTGTCGCGCATTCCCTTTACCGAGTTGAAGATAGACAAGAGCTTCGTCATCGACGCCGCCCGCAACCCCACCAATCTATCCATCGTGCGCGCCAGCGCCGAGCTCGGCCGGCAACTGGGGCTGGTCGTGGTGGCGGAAGGCGTGGCGACGGAGTCGGAATGGCGGCTATGCCAGCAACTGGACGTGGAAATCGTCCAGGGGTCGTTCATTTCGCCGCCGGTGGATGCGGAAAGCTTCCGCCGTTGGCTGCTGAAACACCGCGGCGTATTCCTGCGCGCCGCGCCCGATCTTTCAGATACCGGTTGA
- a CDS encoding ATP-binding protein, protein MTQGKWQSTSWRLLLAIGIALSCVFAGVAYIQHRQSQILTNAVLYQDDNIIWAYFQLEAENLHLQTALHAAQHDQMSPEDLQQRYDIFVSRVGIIRGGQYRRLLQDQPQFLLMQARLDAFIRQGDAYFSAANAANDHARQARLERLSASLSDGLHDLSLQANQAAALQVDNRNRTMQQYIAVSNWLMTFEWLLIFGFGFTVIRQLRQLEKRRQTLETLTDNLEEARSQAEAGSLAKSAFLANMSHEIRTPLNGVLGMLALLADSHPSASQANYIRTAEESARHLLLLLNDVLDASKLESGKLELAPVTCNLAYLLRQVTNLMNAQAQAKGLMLNLEMASEIPQWVELDPTRLRQIVLNLLSNAIKFTERGGVTVHASATAGEQPGTAQLLLVVTDTGIGMDQATLSKLFKRFSQGDGSTARQFGGSGLGLEISQSLAQLMGGGISVSSVPGQGSCFQLTLPLRVIAAPDLPPETAEASFSHDVLGRPLRILVVDDNAVNRKYLQALLERLNQQPTLASDGPEALRLAASQPFDLTLMDLHMPGMDGAETARRLRKEAQTPGMPIVALTADAFPETRQQMLAQGLDDFLTKPLGRDQLLAVLQKLFPPEPGAAPQTREEPALDARTIADFIELLSEEQYRQLVEQYFSSHQESIRQLQLNQQQPDRESLFHLAHGLKGGAVTLGFASLAQRCLELEQQSVQSNCTPAPQIALVIAQFQATRQACIAQGYLHCQVG, encoded by the coding sequence ATGACTCAGGGCAAATGGCAATCCACTTCCTGGCGCCTGTTGCTGGCCATAGGCATCGCGCTATCCTGCGTGTTCGCCGGCGTCGCCTACATCCAGCATCGCCAGTCCCAGATTCTGACCAACGCGGTGCTGTATCAGGACGACAACATCATTTGGGCCTATTTCCAGCTGGAAGCGGAAAACCTGCACCTGCAAACCGCGCTCCACGCCGCGCAGCACGATCAGATGTCGCCCGAGGACCTGCAGCAGCGCTACGACATCTTCGTCAGCCGCGTCGGCATCATCCGCGGCGGCCAATATCGCAGGCTGCTGCAAGACCAGCCCCAGTTCCTGCTGATGCAAGCCCGGCTCGACGCCTTCATCCGGCAGGGAGACGCCTATTTCAGCGCCGCCAACGCGGCGAACGACCACGCGCGCCAGGCCAGGCTGGAAAGGCTGTCCGCCTCGCTGTCGGACGGGCTGCACGATCTGTCGCTGCAGGCCAACCAGGCCGCGGCCCTGCAAGTGGACAACCGCAACCGCACCATGCAGCAGTACATCGCGGTCAGCAACTGGCTGATGACATTCGAATGGCTGCTGATCTTCGGCTTCGGCTTCACCGTGATTCGCCAGCTGCGCCAGCTGGAAAAACGCCGGCAGACCCTGGAAACGCTGACCGACAATCTGGAAGAAGCCCGCAGCCAGGCCGAGGCGGGCAGCCTGGCCAAGAGCGCCTTCCTCGCCAACATGAGCCACGAAATCCGCACGCCGCTCAACGGCGTCCTCGGCATGCTGGCGCTGCTGGCCGACAGCCATCCCAGCGCCAGCCAGGCCAACTACATCCGTACCGCGGAAGAGTCGGCTCGCCATCTGCTCTTGCTGCTCAACGACGTGCTGGACGCCAGCAAGCTGGAGTCCGGCAAGCTTGAACTGGCACCGGTCACCTGCAATCTGGCCTATTTGCTGCGCCAGGTGACCAATTTGATGAACGCCCAGGCTCAAGCCAAGGGACTGATGCTGAACCTGGAAATGGCTTCGGAAATACCGCAATGGGTGGAGCTGGACCCCACCCGTTTGCGCCAGATAGTGCTCAACCTGCTGAGCAACGCCATCAAGTTCACCGAGCGGGGCGGCGTCACCGTGCACGCGTCGGCGACGGCGGGAGAGCAGCCCGGCACGGCTCAGCTGCTGCTGGTGGTCACCGATACCGGCATAGGCATGGACCAGGCTACCCTCTCCAAGCTGTTCAAGCGTTTTTCCCAAGGCGACGGCTCCACCGCCCGCCAGTTCGGCGGCAGCGGACTCGGTCTGGAAATCTCCCAAAGCCTGGCCCAGCTGATGGGGGGCGGCATATCGGTGAGCAGCGTTCCGGGCCAGGGCAGTTGCTTCCAGCTGACGCTGCCGCTCCGGGTGATCGCCGCGCCCGACCTGCCTCCCGAAACCGCGGAGGCGTCCTTCAGCCACGATGTGCTGGGCAGGCCGCTGCGCATCCTGGTAGTGGACGACAACGCGGTGAACCGCAAGTATCTGCAAGCGCTGCTGGAAAGGCTGAACCAGCAGCCTACGCTGGCCTCGGATGGTCCGGAAGCCTTGCGCCTGGCCGCCAGCCAGCCCTTCGACCTGACCTTGATGGACCTGCACATGCCGGGAATGGACGGCGCGGAGACCGCGCGCAGGCTTCGGAAAGAGGCGCAAACGCCAGGAATGCCCATCGTCGCGCTGACGGCGGACGCGTTCCCGGAGACGCGCCAGCAGATGCTGGCGCAGGGCCTGGACGACTTCCTGACGAAACCGCTGGGACGCGACCAGTTGCTGGCGGTGCTCCAGAAGCTATTCCCCCCCGAACCCGGCGCCGCGCCCCAGACAAGGGAGGAGCCGGCCCTGGATGCCCGCACCATCGCGGACTTCATCGAACTGCTGTCTGAGGAGCAATACCGGCAATTGGTGGAGCAATACTTCTCCAGCCACCAGGAATCCATCCGGCAACTGCAGCTCAATCAGCAGCAGCCGGATCGGGAGAGCCTGTTCCACCTCGCGCACGGCCTGAAGGGCGGCGCGGTGACGCTGGGGTTCGCCAGCCTGGCGCAGCGCT